A genomic region of Magnolia sinica isolate HGM2019 chromosome 6, MsV1, whole genome shotgun sequence contains the following coding sequences:
- the LOC131247954 gene encoding isoflavone reductase homolog, translating to MGKSRVLVVGGTGYIGKRIVKASLALGHETYVLQRPEIGLNIEKVQMLLSFKAQGAHLVEGSFSDHQSLVDAVKQVDVVICTISGVHGRSHHILMQLKLVDAIKEAGNIKRFLPSEFGTDPAQMAHAMEPGRVSFDEKMVVRKAIQDAGIPFTYISANCFAGYFVGSLCQFGRITPSRESVLLLGDGNIKSIYLDEDDIGTYTIKTIDDPRTLNKTVYLRPPENILSQREIVGMWEKHTGKELKKSSISAEDFLATMKDMDFAGQVALTHFYHIFYEGCLANFEIGEDGVEASELYPEVNYTRVDEYLKRYL from the exons atgggaaagaGCAGGGTTCTTGTGGTAGGGGGAACTGGATACATTGGGAAGAGGATCGTTAAGGCAAGCTTAGCCCTGGGACACGAGACATACGTGCTTCAACGGCCGGAGATCGGCCTCAACATCGAAAAGGTCCAGATGCTCTTATCATTCAAGGCTCAAGGGGCCCACCTCGTCGAAGGATCCTTCTCCGATCACCAGAGCCTTGTGGATGCGGTGAAACAAGTGGACGTCGTCATATGTACAATCTCCGGCGTACATGGCAGGAGCCACCATATCCTGATGCAGCTAAAGCTGGTGGACGCCATCAAAGAAGCTGGAAATATAAAG CGTTTCCTGCCGTCGGAGTTTGGAACGGACCCGGCACAAATGGCCCATGCAATGGAACCCGGAAGAGTGTCATTCGACGAAAAGATGGTGGTAAGGAAGGCAATCCAAGATGCCGGCATTCCCTTCACTTACATCTCTGCCAACTGCTTCGCCGGATATTTCGTTGGCAGCCTCTGCCAATTTGGTCGAATCACGCCTTCCAGAGAGAGCGTACTCTTATTGGGAGATGGTAACATTAAAT CCATTTATTTGGACGAGGACGATATTGGGACGTACACCATCAAAACTATAGACGACCCGCGTACATTGAACAAAACAGTATACCTCCGTCCGCCAGAAAACATCCTCTCACAGAGGGAGATAGTCGGGATGTGGGAGAAGCACACTGGGAAGGAACTCAAGAAGTCCTCCATATCGGCAGAGGATTTCCTCGCCACCATGAAAG ATATGGATTTTGCTGGACAAGTGGCGCTGACACACTTCTACCATATTTTCTATGAGGGCTGCCTTGCGAATTTCGAAATAGGGGAAGACGGAGTCGAGGCTTCGGAGCTGTATCCAGAGGTTAATTACACTCGAGTGGACGAATATCTCAAACGATATTTATAG